From a region of the Arvicanthis niloticus isolate mArvNil1 chromosome 6, mArvNil1.pat.X, whole genome shotgun sequence genome:
- the Cdkn2aipnl gene encoding CDKN2AIP N-terminal-like protein has product MVGGDATSAVEKLVSGVRQAADFAEQFRSYSESEKQWKARMEFILRHLPDYRDPPDGGGRLDQLLSLSMVWANHLFLGCSYNKDLLDKVMEMADGIEVEDLPQFTSRSELMKKHQN; this is encoded by the exons ATGGTGGGTGGCGATGCCACCTCCGCGGTGGAGAAGCTAGTTTCCGGCGTGCGGCAGGCCGCCGACTTCGCCGAGCAGTTCCGTTCCTACTCGGAGAGTGAGAAGCAATGGAAAGCGCGCATGGAGTTCATCCTGCGCCACCTGCCTGACTACCGAGACCCACCCGACGGCGGCGGCCGCCTGGACCAGCTGCTGTCCTTATCTATGGTCTGGGCCAACCACCTCTTCCTGGGTTGCAG TTACAATAAAGACCTTCTGGACAAGGTGATGGAAATGGCTGATGGGATTGAAGTGGAAGACCTGCCACAGTTTACAAGCAGAAGTGAACTAATGAAAAAG